A genomic region of Salinibacterium sp. NK8237 contains the following coding sequences:
- a CDS encoding DUF1304 domain-containing protein, with amino-acid sequence MNIVLAIFGSTFIFLAALVHLMIFFMESVLFHTPRVQQIFGVKPHEVDAVKPWAYNQGFYNVFLALGAGTGLVLMGTTNLWPAGIALAMFGALSMVLAAIVLVTSQPKTMMRPAIVQGTPPLLGIIFLVLALNVG; translated from the coding sequence ATGAACATTGTCTTGGCCATTTTCGGATCAACCTTCATCTTTCTCGCCGCCCTCGTTCACCTCATGATTTTCTTCATGGAGAGCGTGCTCTTTCACACGCCTCGCGTGCAGCAAATCTTCGGCGTGAAGCCTCACGAGGTGGATGCCGTCAAGCCCTGGGCCTACAACCAAGGCTTCTACAACGTCTTCCTCGCCCTCGGCGCCGGAACGGGACTCGTACTCATGGGCACCACCAACCTGTGGCCAGCCGGCATCGCCCTCGCCATGTTTGGTGCGCTGAGCATGGTGCTCGCCGCGATTGTGCTGGTCACTTCGCAGCCCAAGACGATGATGCGTCCCGCGATAGTTCAGGGAACGCCGCCGCTGCTCGGAATCATCTTCCTCGTGCTGGCGCTCAACGTCGGCTAA
- the hemQ gene encoding hydrogen peroxide-dependent heme synthase, translating into MEDMTDVDESTEVLGYTLWAVLRRDPHRPALAGNLDKAVAAVEARGVTIRGFYDVSGMRADADIMIWLHGNNPEDIQWALRELRRSDPLASLLPTWNAMGVHRDAEFSKSHMPAFMRGKEPEAWLTVYPFVRSYEWYLLPDAERSKMLRDHGMKGSEMPQVLANTVASFALGDYEWMLALEAPELVDLVDLMRHLRQTDARLHVREEVPFYTGRRITLDEISEVLA; encoded by the coding sequence ATGGAAGACATGACAGACGTCGACGAGTCCACTGAAGTTTTGGGTTACACACTGTGGGCGGTTCTCCGTCGTGATCCGCACCGTCCGGCACTCGCTGGCAACCTCGACAAGGCCGTGGCCGCAGTCGAGGCCCGCGGGGTCACCATCCGTGGTTTCTACGATGTCTCCGGCATGCGCGCCGACGCTGACATCATGATTTGGTTGCACGGCAACAACCCTGAAGACATCCAGTGGGCGTTGCGCGAACTGCGTCGCAGCGACCCGCTCGCCTCACTTCTGCCGACCTGGAACGCGATGGGCGTGCACCGCGACGCCGAGTTCTCGAAGAGCCACATGCCGGCGTTCATGCGCGGCAAAGAGCCCGAAGCGTGGCTCACTGTTTACCCCTTCGTGCGCAGCTACGAGTGGTACTTGCTGCCCGACGCCGAGCGCAGCAAGATGTTGCGCGACCACGGCATGAAGGGCTCCGAAATGCCCCAGGTTCTCGCCAACACTGTCGCGAGCTTTGCGCTCGGAGACTACGAGTGGATGCTCGCGCTCGAAGCTCCCGAACTCGTCGACCTTGTCGACCTCATGCGTCACCTCCGCCAAACGGATGCCCGCCTTCACGTGCGCGAAGAGGTCCCCTTCTACACGGGCCGCCGCATCACTCTCGACGAGATCTCTGAGGTGCTGGCATGA
- the hemC gene encoding hydroxymethylbilane synthase, which produces MTVIRIGTRGSTLAMAQTTTVARQLESKTGVETEIIPISTQGDRSTESLSTIGGQGVFANALREALLAGECDVVVHSLKDLPTAPVPGLTIAAIPKRADERDVVCARDELTLATLPAGSTVGTGSPRRQAQLRSLYPDLEVVDIRGNIDSRLDKVTNGELDAVILAAAGLARAGRSAAVTEHLGISGWPTAPGQGALAIETRTGEEKLAAVLDHKPSRTKTDAERYVLAFLDAGCSAPLGAHAVIDDGLLFLDARVYALDGSRYLTSSHALYVNDVDDPAREAAQRVADDLLAQGAGELTGARA; this is translated from the coding sequence GTGACCGTAATTCGTATTGGCACCAGAGGCAGCACACTCGCAATGGCGCAGACCACCACGGTGGCACGCCAGCTCGAAAGCAAGACCGGCGTCGAGACGGAAATCATTCCGATCTCCACTCAGGGTGACCGTTCAACAGAATCGCTCTCCACGATCGGCGGGCAGGGTGTGTTCGCGAATGCTCTGCGCGAAGCGCTGCTCGCGGGGGAGTGCGATGTTGTCGTGCACTCGCTCAAAGATCTTCCGACCGCTCCCGTGCCCGGGCTCACGATCGCGGCCATCCCCAAGCGTGCCGACGAGCGCGACGTGGTGTGTGCTCGCGATGAGCTCACGCTCGCGACGCTGCCCGCTGGTTCCACGGTCGGCACCGGTTCGCCGCGTCGCCAAGCTCAGCTGCGTTCGCTCTACCCCGACCTTGAGGTTGTCGACATCCGCGGCAACATCGATTCACGCCTCGACAAAGTCACCAACGGCGAACTGGATGCCGTCATCCTCGCCGCTGCCGGCCTCGCTCGTGCCGGTCGCTCGGCGGCCGTCACCGAGCACCTTGGCATTTCGGGCTGGCCAACGGCTCCCGGCCAGGGCGCCCTCGCGATCGAAACGCGCACGGGTGAAGAGAAGCTCGCGGCAGTGCTCGACCACAAACCCAGCCGCACGAAGACGGATGCCGAACGCTACGTTCTCGCCTTCCTCGACGCCGGATGCTCGGCTCCCCTCGGAGCGCACGCCGTGATCGACGATGGCCTCTTGTTCTTGGATGCGCGGGTCTACGCCCTCGATGGCTCCCGCTACCTCACCAGCTCGCACGCGCTGTACGTCAACGATGTGGACGACCCGGCGCGCGAGGCAGCACAGCGGGTCGCCGACGATCTTCTGGCACAGGGCGCTGGGGAACTCACGGGAGCGCGAGCGTGA
- a CDS encoding MDR family oxidoreductase, with protein sequence MWRGIEVIKNESDRQAPAHVELSEQLDDSILMPGDVTIDVEFSSLNYKDGIALTGRPGIVRAPRLIAGIDLVGVVAESTDDRFSAGQRVLVNGCGLSETHHGGYAERARVPGDWVVPVPAGISNHQAAAIGTAGFTAMLSVLAIERGGVSGEVLVTGAAGGVGSVAIALLAKLGYSVTASTGRESEHDYLRQLGATTIIDRAELSAEPKALMKQRWAGAIDAVGGTTLASAIAATEYGGTVTACGNAQSSELHTSVMPFILRGVSLIGINSVFTPRAHRLEAWERLARDLDLSLLESTTSTIGLSDAIAAGEDIIAGRIRGRTVIDVHG encoded by the coding sequence ATGTGGCGTGGAATCGAAGTAATCAAGAACGAGTCCGACCGACAAGCTCCGGCGCACGTCGAGCTCTCTGAGCAACTGGATGACAGCATCCTGATGCCCGGAGATGTCACGATCGATGTCGAGTTCTCAAGCCTCAACTACAAAGACGGCATCGCACTCACGGGCAGACCTGGCATCGTTCGCGCGCCCCGCCTGATCGCCGGTATCGACCTCGTCGGGGTCGTCGCCGAGTCGACGGATGACCGCTTTAGTGCTGGTCAGCGTGTGTTGGTGAATGGTTGTGGTCTCAGTGAAACCCATCATGGTGGTTACGCTGAACGGGCGCGCGTTCCTGGCGATTGGGTTGTTCCGGTGCCCGCCGGCATCAGCAATCATCAGGCTGCCGCAATCGGCACGGCAGGCTTCACCGCCATGCTCTCGGTGCTCGCGATTGAGCGCGGCGGAGTCTCCGGCGAGGTACTCGTCACCGGTGCTGCCGGCGGAGTGGGGTCTGTGGCCATCGCACTGCTCGCCAAGCTCGGCTACAGCGTGACGGCATCCACTGGTCGCGAAAGCGAACACGACTATCTGCGCCAGCTCGGCGCCACCACGATCATTGACCGGGCCGAACTCAGCGCCGAACCCAAAGCCCTCATGAAGCAGCGCTGGGCTGGAGCCATCGACGCCGTCGGCGGCACGACGCTCGCCTCGGCGATCGCCGCGACCGAATACGGCGGAACAGTCACCGCGTGTGGCAACGCCCAATCGAGCGAGCTGCACACGAGCGTGATGCCGTTTATTTTGCGCGGAGTGAGCCTCATTGGCATCAACTCGGTCTTCACTCCACGCGCACACCGACTCGAGGCTTGGGAACGCCTGGCCCGCGATCTCGACCTCAGCCTGCTCGAAAGCACCACCTCTACGATTGGACTCAGCGACGCCATCGCTGCCGGAGAAGACATTATCGCTGGCCGCATCCGCGGCAGAACGGTCATCGACGTGCACGGTTAA
- a CDS encoding YtxH domain-containing protein, producing MKGKILLVVGLGIGYVLGTRAGREKYEKIKATAGKLWNDPRITQQRHNAEDFVKDKAPDVAEFLADGVKQVVKQVASSKSDKTASEKVTTTSSAPKKKPAAKKSSSSASTTKSTNSK from the coding sequence ATGAAGGGCAAAATCCTCCTAGTAGTAGGACTCGGCATCGGCTACGTGCTCGGAACCCGCGCTGGCCGCGAGAAGTACGAAAAGATCAAGGCAACAGCGGGCAAGCTGTGGAACGATCCTCGAATCACGCAGCAGCGACACAATGCTGAAGATTTTGTAAAAGACAAGGCTCCGGATGTTGCGGAATTCCTTGCAGACGGCGTCAAGCAGGTCGTCAAGCAGGTCGCGTCAAGCAAGAGCGACAAGACGGCGTCAGAAAAAGTGACGACCACCAGCAGCGCACCTAAAAAGAAGCCTGCCGCCAAGAAGTCTTCGTCATCGGCATCCACGACGAAGTCCACCAACTCGAAGTAG
- the hemB gene encoding porphobilinogen synthase has protein sequence MIIRPRRLRSSPAMRRLVAENRTHPNQLILPMFVREGLTEPAAISSMPGVQQHSLDSMRRAIAEAAELGVGGVMLFGVPENKDAEGSGAIDPNGILNVATRAAVAEAGDALVVQTDLCLDEFTDHGHCGVLRERTNLATGATELIVDNDASLERYREMGVAQAEAGSQLLGLSGMMDGQVAAVRDALDTAGHSDAPLLGYAAKYASAFYGPFREAVQSSLVGDRRAYQQSPANRREGSREVELDIDEGADVVMVKPAMSFLDVLADASAISSVPVWAYQVSGEYAMIEAAAANGWIDRRRAIEESVLSIQRAGAEAVLTYYATELAEWLRE, from the coding sequence GTGATCATCCGCCCCCGCCGTTTGCGGTCGAGCCCGGCGATGCGTCGCTTGGTCGCCGAAAACCGCACCCACCCCAACCAGCTCATTCTGCCGATGTTTGTGCGCGAAGGGCTCACGGAGCCTGCCGCGATCAGTTCGATGCCGGGCGTGCAGCAGCATTCGCTCGACTCCATGCGCCGTGCGATTGCCGAAGCCGCCGAGTTGGGCGTCGGTGGCGTAATGCTCTTCGGTGTTCCCGAGAATAAGGATGCCGAGGGCTCGGGGGCGATTGACCCGAACGGAATCCTCAACGTCGCTACGCGCGCGGCTGTCGCCGAGGCTGGTGACGCCCTCGTGGTGCAAACCGACCTCTGCTTGGACGAATTCACTGATCACGGTCACTGCGGTGTGCTGCGCGAGCGCACCAACCTCGCGACCGGTGCGACCGAGCTCATCGTCGACAACGACGCTTCACTCGAGCGTTACCGAGAAATGGGTGTGGCTCAGGCCGAAGCCGGCTCGCAACTGCTCGGGCTCAGCGGCATGATGGACGGCCAAGTTGCCGCCGTGCGCGACGCGCTCGACACCGCTGGCCACTCTGACGCCCCCTTGCTCGGTTACGCCGCCAAATACGCCTCGGCGTTCTATGGACCGTTCCGCGAAGCAGTGCAATCCTCGCTCGTGGGCGATCGCCGCGCCTACCAACAGAGCCCCGCCAATCGCCGCGAAGGCAGCCGCGAAGTCGAACTCGACATCGATGAGGGTGCCGACGTGGTGATGGTCAAGCCCGCCATGAGCTTCCTCGACGTGCTCGCCGACGCCAGCGCCATCAGCAGCGTGCCCGTGTGGGCGTACCAAGTATCCGGCGAATACGCGATGATCGAAGCCGCCGCCGCGAACGGCTGGATCGACCGCCGTCGCGCTATCGAAGAATCAGTACTCAGCATCCAGAGGGCCGGCGCCGAAGCGGTGCTCACCTACTACGCAACAGAACTTGCAGAATGGCTACGCGAATGA
- a CDS encoding rhodanese-related sulfurtransferase: protein MAVPKILLFYVFTPLADPEAVRLWQRDLCESLGLGGRIILSKDGMNGTVGGELKDIKRYVRKTREYPAFKNIDFKWSEGQGDDFPKLSVKVRDEIVSFGAPGELQVDENGVVGGGTKLSPEELHELVARKEVTFFDGRNPIEAAIGKFTDAIVPDVATTRDFVAELDSGKYDHLKDKPVVTYCTGGIRCEVLSSLMRSRGFGEVYQLEGGIVRYGEKYGDSGLWNGSLYVFDKRMAIDFTADTEAIGRCYQCGAATKRVENCHNKACREQFVVCDEHADSVACAAHPITEAAISR, encoded by the coding sequence GTGGCTGTTCCTAAGATCCTTCTCTTCTACGTGTTCACGCCGCTGGCCGATCCGGAGGCTGTGCGGTTGTGGCAGCGCGACCTCTGTGAGTCCCTCGGGCTCGGCGGTCGCATCATCCTCTCCAAAGACGGCATGAATGGCACCGTCGGCGGCGAGCTCAAGGACATTAAGCGTTACGTGCGCAAGACGCGGGAGTATCCGGCGTTCAAGAACATCGACTTCAAGTGGAGCGAGGGCCAGGGAGACGACTTTCCGAAGCTCAGCGTGAAGGTGCGCGACGAGATTGTCAGCTTCGGAGCCCCCGGCGAGCTACAGGTTGACGAGAACGGCGTGGTTGGCGGCGGCACGAAGCTCAGCCCCGAAGAACTACACGAGCTCGTGGCTCGCAAAGAGGTCACCTTCTTCGACGGTCGCAATCCCATCGAGGCCGCGATCGGCAAATTCACCGATGCAATAGTTCCGGATGTCGCCACCACTCGTGACTTCGTCGCCGAACTCGACAGCGGCAAATACGACCACCTCAAAGACAAGCCCGTCGTCACGTACTGCACGGGCGGCATCCGCTGTGAAGTGCTCTCCTCTCTTATGCGCAGCCGCGGATTCGGTGAGGTCTACCAGCTCGAGGGCGGCATCGTTCGCTACGGCGAGAAGTACGGCGACTCTGGTTTGTGGAACGGTTCGCTCTACGTTTTCGACAAGCGCATGGCCATCGACTTCACGGCAGACACCGAAGCGATCGGCCGCTGCTATCAGTGCGGTGCCGCAACTAAGCGGGTCGAGAATTGCCACAACAAGGCCTGCCGTGAGCAGTTCGTGGTGTGCGATGAGCACGCAGATTCGGTGGCGTGTGCCGCGCATCCGATCACCGAAGCAGCAATAAGCCGCTAA
- a CDS encoding phage holin family protein, which yields MYGESPNTEPQRDPKRSLAALIADVPRLLGDLVRGEIESLKSEMIGKLKNAGIGVGLFAGAAFFALFALMVLIAAAVLGFAEIVPAWAAALIVAGILLLIVAILVLVGLALVKKGTPPAPTETIESIKSDVRAIKGTRKRRS from the coding sequence ATGTACGGTGAATCACCGAATACAGAACCGCAGCGCGACCCCAAGCGGTCACTCGCTGCACTAATCGCCGACGTCCCTCGCCTTCTCGGCGACCTCGTCCGCGGAGAGATCGAATCGCTCAAGAGCGAGATGATCGGCAAACTCAAGAACGCTGGTATCGGCGTTGGACTGTTTGCGGGAGCCGCGTTCTTCGCGCTCTTCGCTCTCATGGTCCTCATCGCGGCCGCCGTTCTGGGATTCGCCGAAATAGTGCCAGCGTGGGCCGCCGCACTGATCGTGGCCGGCATCCTGCTGCTGATCGTGGCAATCCTTGTTCTGGTGGGCCTAGCGCTCGTCAAAAAGGGAACCCCACCGGCACCCACCGAAACGATTGAAAGTATTAAGAGCGACGTTCGTGCCATCAAAGGCACCCGAAAGCGGAGGTCATAA
- a CDS encoding 6-phosphofructokinase, which produces MKIGILTSGGDCPGLNAVIRGIVLKGTQVYNKEFVGFRDGWRGVVEGDAMPLTRKDIQGISKQGGTILGTSRTNPFEGTDGADTVRENMERLGVDSLIAIGGEGTLAAAKRLTDAGIKIVGVPKTVDNDLSATDYTFGFDTATQIATDAMDRLRTTGDSHGRCMVAEVMGRHVGWIALHSGMAAGAHAILIPEQKTSMAQIVEWVTSARDRGRAPLVVVAEGFTLDTMDDAHSERGLDAFGRPRLGGIGDMLAPEIEALTGLETRSTTLGHIQRGGTPSAYDRVLATRYGLAAVDAVIHGRWGRMVSLQGTEITNVAFEDALGKLNTVPQSRYDEAAILFG; this is translated from the coding sequence ATGAAGATTGGAATCCTGACCAGCGGTGGCGACTGCCCCGGGTTGAACGCTGTTATTCGCGGCATCGTGCTCAAGGGCACGCAGGTCTACAACAAAGAGTTCGTCGGTTTCCGCGACGGTTGGCGTGGAGTCGTTGAAGGCGACGCCATGCCCCTCACCCGCAAAGACATTCAGGGCATCTCCAAGCAGGGTGGCACCATTCTGGGCACCTCCCGCACCAACCCCTTCGAGGGCACCGACGGCGCAGATACTGTGCGCGAAAACATGGAACGCCTCGGCGTTGACTCCCTCATCGCCATCGGCGGCGAAGGCACTCTCGCTGCTGCCAAGCGGTTGACGGATGCCGGCATCAAGATCGTCGGAGTCCCCAAGACGGTAGACAACGACCTTTCGGCCACCGACTACACGTTCGGCTTCGACACTGCCACGCAGATCGCGACCGACGCCATGGACCGCCTGCGCACCACCGGCGACTCGCACGGCCGCTGCATGGTCGCCGAGGTCATGGGCCGCCACGTTGGCTGGATCGCGCTGCACTCAGGAATGGCTGCCGGCGCCCACGCGATTCTCATCCCCGAGCAAAAGACGTCCATGGCGCAGATCGTGGAGTGGGTTACATCAGCTCGCGACCGCGGCCGCGCCCCTCTCGTTGTTGTCGCCGAAGGCTTCACCCTCGACACCATGGACGATGCTCACTCCGAGCGCGGCCTCGACGCCTTCGGTCGCCCCCGGCTCGGCGGTATCGGCGACATGCTTGCGCCCGAAATCGAAGCTCTCACCGGCCTCGAAACTCGCTCAACCACCCTGGGTCACATCCAGCGCGGTGGAACGCCAAGCGCCTACGACCGCGTGCTCGCCACTCGCTACGGCCTCGCCGCCGTCGACGCGGTCATCCACGGTCGCTGGGGTCGCATGGTGTCACTGCAGGGCACCGAGATCACCAACGTCGCATTCGAGGATGCCCTCGGCAAGCTCAACACGGTGCCGCAGTCGCGCTACGACGAAGCTGCGATTCTCTTCGGCTAA
- a CDS encoding glutamate-1-semialdehyde 2,1-aminomutase, whose protein sequence is MSDTTSNTPSAPATNQQSFDRARGVLPGGVNSPVRAFGSVGGTPRFYVKAAGAYVTDVEGRSYIDLVNSWGPAILGHAHPEVIDAVQQAASRGLGFGASTPAETELAELVRSRISVGGVSPIERLRLVSTGTEATMTAIRLARGATGRRLLVKFAGHYHGHSDGLLAEAGSGLATLSMPGSAGVTAETAAQTLVIEYNNVAALEQVFAEHGHDIAGVIFEAAAANMGVLAPQPGFNETIVRIAHEHGALAISDEVLTGFRVDPAGYWGLDARAAAAANPDAPEARWVPDLFTFGKVIGGGMPLAALGGSARIMELLAPLGPVYQAGTLSGNPVAVAAGLATLRLADDDVYSRLNQVAETLSAETSAALSAEGVEHVVQHAGNLFSFVFSPTEPMNFADVKAQQGYRYAPFFHSMLESGVSLPPSVFEAWFVSAAHDDGVVSKIVDALPAAAKAAAAASAPQ, encoded by the coding sequence ATGAGCGACACTACGTCCAACACCCCGTCCGCCCCCGCCACCAACCAACAGTCGTTCGACCGCGCCCGCGGTGTGCTCCCGGGCGGCGTCAACTCGCCCGTGCGTGCGTTCGGCTCCGTCGGCGGAACGCCCCGCTTCTACGTGAAAGCCGCAGGCGCTTACGTGACGGATGTTGAGGGCCGGTCGTACATCGACCTCGTCAACTCCTGGGGCCCCGCCATTCTCGGCCACGCTCATCCCGAAGTGATTGACGCCGTTCAGCAGGCTGCGTCGCGCGGCCTCGGCTTTGGAGCATCCACTCCCGCCGAGACCGAACTCGCCGAACTCGTGCGCTCGCGCATCAGCGTCGGGGGAGTGAGCCCGATCGAACGCTTGCGTCTCGTCTCGACCGGCACCGAAGCGACCATGACGGCCATCCGTCTGGCTCGCGGTGCCACCGGTCGCCGCCTGCTCGTGAAGTTCGCCGGGCACTACCACGGCCACTCCGACGGGCTTCTGGCTGAAGCCGGTTCTGGTCTTGCGACGCTCTCGATGCCCGGCTCTGCCGGAGTCACCGCCGAGACCGCAGCCCAAACTCTCGTGATTGAGTACAACAACGTCGCGGCCCTTGAGCAGGTCTTCGCCGAACACGGCCACGACATCGCTGGCGTCATCTTCGAGGCCGCCGCTGCCAACATGGGTGTTCTTGCCCCGCAGCCCGGCTTCAACGAAACCATCGTGCGCATTGCCCACGAACACGGTGCTCTCGCCATCAGTGACGAAGTTCTCACGGGCTTCCGTGTTGACCCCGCCGGTTACTGGGGCTTGGATGCTCGTGCCGCAGCGGCCGCGAACCCCGACGCCCCTGAGGCGCGCTGGGTTCCCGACCTCTTCACCTTTGGCAAAGTCATTGGCGGAGGGATGCCGTTGGCGGCTTTGGGCGGTTCGGCTCGCATCATGGAGTTGCTGGCTCCGCTCGGTCCGGTCTACCAAGCAGGCACCCTGAGCGGAAACCCCGTCGCCGTCGCTGCGGGCCTCGCTACGCTTCGGCTCGCCGACGACGACGTGTATTCGCGGCTCAACCAGGTCGCCGAAACGCTCTCTGCCGAAACGTCGGCCGCACTCTCCGCCGAGGGTGTTGAGCACGTTGTGCAGCACGCGGGCAACCTCTTCTCATTCGTGTTTAGCCCGACCGAGCCCATGAACTTTGCTGACGTGAAAGCGCAGCAGGGCTACCGCTACGCACCCTTCTTCCACTCGATGCTGGAGTCGGGGGTGTCTCTGCCTCCGAGTGTGTTCGAGGCGTGGTTCGTTTCGGCAGCCCACGACGATGGCGTGGTCTCGAAGATTGTCGATGCACTGCCCGCCGCCGCGAAGGCTGCCGCAGCGGCATCCGCCCCGCAGTAG
- a CDS encoding DUF3618 domain-containing protein, protein MSEETSKDTSKTIEQARAELEKTLDAIEDKFNVGKRVDEVAANVRTSYESNPLPWIIGAAAAAVSVVAVVAWAILSDDD, encoded by the coding sequence ATGTCTGAAGAAACCAGCAAAGACACCAGCAAGACGATCGAGCAGGCTCGTGCCGAACTCGAAAAAACGCTCGACGCCATCGAAGATAAGTTCAACGTCGGCAAGCGCGTCGACGAAGTTGCCGCCAACGTGCGCACTTCCTACGAGAGCAACCCGCTGCCGTGGATTATTGGTGCAGCTGCCGCCGCAGTGTCCGTTGTTGCCGTCGTCGCATGGGCAATTCTCAGCGACGACGACTAG
- a CDS encoding uroporphyrinogen-III synthase, whose amino-acid sequence MARKALDGLRVLVPRGGNWGDSVAALLRAHSGIPVIAPLINFAPSENVAALANAFHELNDGQFDWIAVTSATTVDVLIASGVKIPESTKIAAVGETTASALTLAGHRVDFVPEFDNSGRGLVKEWPDATPSLRVLAPQSNLADTTLVDGLGALGHEVLSVSAYSTVGVPVADKVREDVASGRISAVLISSGSVARQVAEQLSPLPEGTIVACIGPRTAFDARAAGLTVHVIAEVRSSESLVETLVEYLRR is encoded by the coding sequence ATGGCAAGAAAAGCACTCGATGGTTTGCGCGTGCTCGTCCCGCGCGGAGGCAATTGGGGCGACAGCGTTGCGGCACTTTTGAGAGCGCACTCGGGCATTCCCGTGATCGCTCCTCTCATTAATTTCGCGCCCTCAGAAAACGTTGCCGCGCTCGCCAATGCCTTTCATGAACTCAATGATGGGCAGTTTGACTGGATCGCTGTTACGAGCGCGACCACGGTCGATGTGTTGATCGCCAGCGGCGTCAAGATCCCCGAAAGCACCAAGATCGCTGCGGTGGGTGAAACGACCGCCAGCGCACTCACTCTCGCCGGACACCGAGTCGATTTTGTCCCAGAGTTCGACAACTCGGGTCGCGGGCTTGTGAAGGAATGGCCAGACGCTACGCCGAGCCTCCGCGTTCTCGCGCCACAATCCAATCTTGCCGACACGACTCTCGTCGACGGTCTCGGGGCGCTAGGCCACGAGGTTCTGAGCGTATCGGCGTACAGCACCGTGGGCGTGCCCGTTGCCGACAAGGTGCGTGAGGATGTTGCATCCGGCCGCATCTCTGCCGTGCTGATCAGCTCTGGTTCTGTCGCGCGGCAAGTGGCTGAGCAGCTCTCGCCGCTTCCCGAAGGGACAATTGTGGCGTGCATCGGTCCGCGCACTGCGTTCGATGCTCGCGCAGCAGGCCTCACCGTGCACGTGATCGCCGAAGTCCGATCAAGCGAATCGCTTGTCGAGACGCTCGTGGAGTATCTGCGCCGCTAG
- a CDS encoding ferrochelatase, with protein sequence MTHVLGATDAAASGPEHVEEAVAYDAILLASFGGPEGQDDVIPFLRNVTRGRGIPEERLEEVAHHYRAFGGISPINDQNRELKAALEAELARRGIDLPVLWGNRNWNPYLSDALTEANERGYKKLIAVGTSAYSSYSSCRQYREDYAIALEQTGLEGTIQIDKVRQFFDHPGFVQPFIDGVRDGLAQIAAKGIAPEKTHVLFTTHSIPSTDAAKSGPESRGFGEGGAYAAQHLAVSEVVMAAQAEDFSASTLPAHSLVYQSRSGPPSMPWLEPDINDAIDALAADGIEAVVIVPVGFISDHMEVKWDLDTEALETAGGHNMVAVRVPTPGVHPAFVTGLIDLVLERRDGVPVADRPALTTIGPWYDVCRPGCCENVRLGFKPAAAGVAP encoded by the coding sequence ATGACCCACGTTCTTGGTGCAACGGATGCCGCGGCATCCGGTCCCGAACACGTTGAAGAAGCCGTGGCCTACGACGCCATTCTCCTCGCGAGTTTTGGCGGGCCTGAGGGTCAAGACGATGTCATCCCGTTCCTGCGGAATGTCACGCGCGGACGAGGCATTCCCGAAGAGCGCCTCGAAGAGGTCGCGCATCACTACCGCGCGTTCGGTGGCATTAGCCCGATCAACGACCAGAACCGTGAGTTGAAGGCAGCGCTCGAAGCCGAGCTTGCTCGTCGCGGAATCGACCTGCCCGTGCTGTGGGGAAACCGCAACTGGAATCCCTACTTGAGCGATGCGCTCACCGAAGCCAATGAGCGCGGCTACAAGAAGCTCATAGCCGTGGGCACGAGTGCGTACAGCTCGTACTCCAGCTGCCGCCAGTACCGCGAAGACTACGCAATCGCCCTTGAGCAGACCGGCCTCGAAGGCACGATCCAGATTGACAAGGTGCGTCAGTTCTTCGACCACCCCGGTTTCGTTCAGCCGTTCATCGACGGCGTTCGTGACGGTCTCGCTCAGATCGCCGCCAAGGGCATTGCGCCCGAGAAGACGCACGTGCTCTTCACTACCCACTCGATTCCGTCGACGGATGCCGCCAAGAGCGGCCCGGAGTCGCGCGGTTTCGGAGAGGGCGGTGCCTACGCGGCACAGCACCTCGCCGTCTCAGAAGTTGTCATGGCGGCGCAGGCGGAAGACTTTTCCGCCAGCACGCTGCCGGCGCACAGTCTCGTGTACCAGTCGCGCAGTGGCCCGCCCTCGATGCCGTGGCTGGAGCCCGACATCAACGATGCGATTGATGCGCTTGCCGCCGATGGCATCGAAGCGGTTGTCATCGTTCCGGTTGGATTCATTTCTGACCACATGGAAGTGAAATGGGATCTCGACACCGAAGCGCTGGAAACTGCGGGAGGCCACAACATGGTTGCCGTTCGCGTTCCTACGCCCGGCGTACATCCGGCGTTCGTCACGGGTCTTATTGACCTCGTGTTGGAGCGCCGCGACGGAGTGCCGGTGGCAGACCGCCCCGCACTAACAACAATCGGCCCCTGGTACGACGTCTGTCGTCCCGGATGCTGTGAAAACGTGCGGCTCGGCTTCAAGCCGGCAGCCGCGGGGGTAGCACCGTGA